In a genomic window of Halostella litorea:
- a CDS encoding GDP-mannose 4,6-dehydratase — protein sequence MNVLVTGGAGFIGSHVAERLLSDGHRVTVLDNMDPYYDLGIKEHNLDRCREAGGDRFEFVEGSITDEELVRDVVAGDDIEFVYHEAAKAGVRTSVENPTAYNENNVGGLLNVLEAAADHGVERVVNASSSSVYGKDDYLPYDEEHPNYPQSPYAITKLSSEHYCRVWDNLRDVSTVSLRHFTVYGPRMRPNMAITNFTSRCLNGKPPVIYGDGQQTRDFTYISDIVDANVALLETDAADGEALNVGSSGNITVQELAEHIIAETGADVGIEYTDANEADARHTHADVSKARDLLDYEPSVSIRDGVSRFVDWYRENREWYEPMVIRS from the coding sequence ATGAACGTCCTCGTGACGGGCGGCGCGGGTTTCATCGGCTCGCACGTCGCCGAGCGACTGCTGTCCGACGGGCACCGGGTGACGGTGCTCGACAACATGGACCCGTACTACGACCTGGGGATCAAGGAGCACAACCTCGACCGGTGCCGGGAGGCGGGCGGCGACCGCTTCGAGTTCGTCGAGGGGTCGATCACCGACGAGGAACTGGTCCGGGACGTGGTCGCGGGCGACGACATCGAGTTCGTCTACCACGAGGCGGCGAAGGCGGGCGTCCGCACGAGCGTCGAGAACCCGACGGCGTACAACGAGAACAACGTCGGCGGGCTGTTGAACGTGCTGGAGGCCGCCGCCGACCACGGCGTCGAGCGCGTGGTGAACGCCTCGTCGTCGTCGGTGTACGGCAAGGACGACTACCTGCCCTACGACGAGGAGCACCCGAACTACCCGCAGAGCCCCTACGCGATCACCAAGCTCAGTTCGGAACACTACTGTCGCGTCTGGGACAACCTCCGGGACGTCTCGACGGTGAGCCTGCGTCACTTCACGGTGTACGGCCCCCGAATGCGCCCGAACATGGCGATCACGAACTTCACCTCGCGGTGCCTCAACGGGAAGCCGCCGGTGATCTACGGCGACGGACAGCAGACCCGGGATTTCACCTACATCTCCGACATCGTCGACGCCAACGTGGCGCTGCTGGAGACCGACGCGGCCGACGGCGAGGCGCTGAACGTCGGCTCGTCGGGCAACATCACGGTTCAGGAACTGGCCGAGCACATCATCGCCGAGACGGGGGCTGACGTCGGCATCGAGTACACCGACGCGAACGAGGCCGACGCCCGGCACACCCACGCAGACGTCTCGAAGGCCCGCGACCTGCTCGACTACGAGCCGAGCGTGAGCATCCGCGACGGGGTTTCACGGTTCGTCGACTGGTATCGGGAGAACCGCGAGTGGTACGAACCGATGGTGATCCGGTCGTGA
- a CDS encoding polysaccharide deacetylase family protein, producing the protein MTDQAAVLSIDLEFFSHIPAYRNARGTSRRTDIGTDGVDDLLAAFGEAEATGTFFVVSDVAEGNPSLIRRVVDAGHEICSHTHSHRHLSELSPKERRTELERSRRVLRCVTGADVNGFRAPSFDITDDHFQLLDDTGYEYDSSVIACRSIPGWYGGEYDAERPCSARAISANSPDHLRELPVSVMPGLRLPLTGTWLRFFGVRYTLLGMKLLARRGIAPVLYIHPWELVDLPSVNGVPSRVYWRTGRWMRRAVRRILAAPFDFVSANSVVHDE; encoded by the coding sequence ATGACCGACCAGGCTGCCGTACTCTCTATCGACCTGGAGTTCTTCTCCCATATTCCGGCGTATAGGAACGCCAGGGGGACCTCACGCCGGACAGATATCGGCACGGATGGAGTGGACGATCTGTTGGCTGCGTTCGGTGAGGCGGAAGCGACCGGGACGTTCTTTGTAGTATCCGATGTCGCCGAGGGGAATCCATCGCTCATACGGCGAGTCGTGGACGCCGGCCACGAGATCTGCTCGCACACTCACAGCCATCGACACCTATCCGAACTCTCACCCAAGGAGCGACGAACTGAACTCGAGAGATCGCGTCGCGTGTTAAGGTGCGTCACCGGGGCGGACGTAAACGGGTTCCGGGCGCCGTCGTTCGATATCACCGACGACCACTTCCAACTACTGGACGACACCGGTTACGAGTACGATTCCAGCGTGATCGCCTGCCGCTCCATCCCAGGTTGGTACGGAGGCGAGTACGACGCCGAGCGACCCTGCTCCGCAAGGGCCATCTCCGCAAACTCCCCCGATCATCTCCGAGAACTTCCGGTGAGTGTCATGCCGGGGCTTCGACTACCGTTGACCGGAACTTGGCTACGGTTCTTCGGCGTACGGTACACGCTTCTCGGTATGAAACTGCTGGCCCGACGGGGGATCGCCCCAGTACTGTATATTCACCCCTGGGAACTCGTTGACCTCCCCTCGGTCAATGGCGTCCCCTCGCGGGTGTACTGGCGGACGGGGAGGTGGATGCGGCGAGCGGTACGACGGATCCTTGCAGCCCCCTTCGACTTCGTATCGGCGAACTCGGTGGTTCACGATGAGTGA
- a CDS encoding ArnT family glycosyltransferase, whose product MDLEALGYLRRVRQRVEADLRADPFLRGILLGSLVLSAFGIWYRVPNFAGPDEYSRLIQPMKTAGYVATDPSFDSFRTGVTDGRALGATFYLYGIVLVPVFLLVLASGRIGEFVSLGGLSSRWELWHAAPDWFWTLSILFGRGINVVLAVGCVYLVYRIGARTRTRQTGRYAAILLTLSLGFIAAAHELAEDVPMLFCFLLALLLIIRYVETGRGSTLLLGSFFGGLAIAFKLTGGVAAVVLGVAIIVRTLRSTDGFRTALEPRLYALCFVVGLGAVYVGIPSALVGGPEALLTRLTHTTTRKTTALQSTPPISYWMTLQYVKSLGVPLFVACLCGVAATVFRFGRSRSIPDHELLLLVALSTYVVVFSQWQFVRMHHLLPTIPLLLLLLAPRLARLRNEHGATGRVVVALLLLSTAMFAVAGDAKYAMDRRDDATGWMATEFGENESVLVYENSIADVAAVHGRPVTHYEYREENATYSSSLVLNETAYTEWMVSTPQRGPEYIQLTSSDLAYLSPLSARSYQYPRRAEYIKTLVDGDGYDYTVAREFGDRSVEKESLEERILRAAIDPDVPQRESYVLLLERSEE is encoded by the coding sequence ATGGATCTCGAAGCGCTTGGCTATCTGCGTCGAGTCCGTCAGCGGGTTGAAGCTGATCTCCGTGCGGATCCGTTTCTCCGGGGGATTCTCCTAGGGTCGCTCGTACTCTCAGCATTCGGTATCTGGTATCGGGTACCCAACTTCGCCGGCCCTGACGAATATTCCCGCCTGATTCAGCCGATGAAAACGGCCGGATACGTAGCGACTGATCCGAGTTTCGACTCGTTCCGAACCGGGGTAACTGACGGGAGAGCACTCGGTGCGACGTTTTACCTCTACGGTATCGTCCTCGTCCCGGTGTTCCTCCTCGTCCTCGCCTCGGGCCGGATCGGCGAGTTCGTTTCGCTCGGCGGGCTCAGTTCGCGCTGGGAGCTCTGGCACGCCGCCCCCGACTGGTTCTGGACGCTGAGCATCCTCTTCGGACGGGGGATTAACGTGGTCCTCGCCGTCGGGTGCGTGTACCTCGTGTATCGGATCGGCGCTCGCACGAGAACTCGCCAGACCGGCCGGTACGCGGCGATCCTACTGACGCTCTCGCTCGGGTTCATCGCTGCCGCCCACGAGTTAGCCGAAGACGTTCCCATGCTGTTTTGCTTCCTGTTGGCACTGCTGTTGATAATTCGATATGTGGAGACGGGACGCGGTTCTACCCTCCTTCTCGGGAGCTTCTTCGGGGGGCTTGCTATCGCCTTCAAACTCACTGGCGGGGTAGCAGCAGTGGTTCTGGGCGTCGCCATCATCGTTCGGACGCTGCGTAGCACCGACGGATTCCGCACGGCGTTAGAGCCACGGCTTTACGCGCTTTGTTTCGTCGTCGGTCTCGGGGCGGTGTACGTTGGAATCCCGAGTGCCCTCGTCGGCGGTCCGGAGGCCCTTCTGACCCGGCTCACGCACACCACCACCCGGAAGACGACGGCGCTCCAGTCAACGCCGCCGATATCGTACTGGATGACGCTACAGTACGTCAAATCCCTCGGAGTGCCGCTGTTCGTCGCCTGCCTATGTGGTGTTGCGGCCACCGTGTTCCGGTTCGGTCGGTCGCGCTCGATCCCCGATCATGAACTGCTGTTGCTCGTCGCCCTTTCGACATACGTTGTCGTCTTCTCGCAATGGCAGTTCGTCCGGATGCACCACTTACTACCGACGATTCCGCTCCTGCTTCTCCTATTGGCTCCACGACTTGCTCGTCTACGAAACGAGCACGGCGCTACGGGTCGCGTGGTCGTCGCACTACTGTTACTCTCCACCGCGATGTTTGCGGTCGCCGGCGACGCGAAGTATGCGATGGATCGCCGTGATGACGCGACGGGATGGATGGCCACCGAATTCGGCGAGAACGAGTCGGTGCTGGTGTATGAGAACTCCATCGCAGACGTGGCTGCCGTCCATGGACGGCCGGTAACACACTATGAGTACCGCGAGGAGAACGCGACGTACTCCAGTTCACTTGTATTGAACGAGACGGCGTACACCGAATGGATGGTATCGACGCCACAGCGGGGTCCCGAGTACATCCAACTGACAAGCAGCGATCTGGCCTATCTCTCCCCACTCAGCGCAAGATCGTATCAGTATCCCCGTCGCGCCGAGTACATCAAGACACTGGTGGACGGTGACGGCTACGACTACACGGTCGCCCGTGAGTTCGGCGACCGATCCGTGGAGAAGGAATCTCTCGAAGAGCGGATTCTCAGGGCGGCGATCGATCCGGACGTCCCACAACGGGAGTCATACGTTCTCCTGTTGGAACGGTCCGAAGAATGA
- a CDS encoding DUF2304 family protein, whose amino-acid sequence MLVPDAYLQLTAGLENAALQWVLIAVAAAVFFWGFDRYRKTFSKTEFLIAILLSLGIVTVGLLPDLYGSIGAFLNIESRSLVVSLIANTAFVFLILYLATLIRKNQVSINDLTRNLAAEQAADVTITPDAETLFIVIPAYNESASVQGVIDELPDEVRGLETYPVVVSDGSTDGTADVVSDSSAIVVEHPINQGQGSALRTGFQIASKHGADVVVTMDADGQHPADQLGRLVGPIVDNEADYVLGSRYIGADNSNNGLTRQSGIRAFTALINLTTRADITDCTNGFRAIRGADLDKLTLTEERFSAPELIIEARKKGLRITEIPVTIKQRESGETKKPKFGYAVGLARTIFVTWIR is encoded by the coding sequence ATGCTGGTCCCCGACGCCTACCTGCAACTCACTGCGGGGCTGGAAAACGCCGCCCTCCAGTGGGTACTGATCGCCGTCGCCGCCGCAGTGTTCTTCTGGGGTTTCGACCGATACCGGAAGACGTTCTCGAAGACCGAATTCCTCATCGCAATACTGCTCTCGCTCGGGATAGTGACGGTTGGTCTCCTACCGGACCTCTACGGTAGTATCGGCGCGTTCCTGAACATCGAGAGTCGCTCGCTGGTCGTCTCCCTGATCGCGAACACCGCGTTCGTGTTTCTCATTCTGTATCTCGCGACCCTCATTCGGAAAAACCAGGTCTCGATCAACGACCTCACTCGTAACCTCGCTGCGGAGCAAGCGGCCGACGTGACTATTACGCCGGATGCGGAGACGCTGTTCATCGTGATTCCTGCGTACAACGAGTCCGCGAGCGTACAGGGTGTGATCGATGAACTCCCCGATGAAGTACGGGGGCTCGAGACGTACCCAGTAGTTGTCTCCGACGGGTCAACCGATGGCACGGCTGACGTAGTCAGCGATTCCTCTGCGATCGTAGTCGAGCACCCGATCAATCAGGGACAGGGGAGTGCGCTTCGGACCGGCTTCCAAATAGCGAGCAAACACGGGGCGGACGTTGTCGTCACGATGGACGCCGATGGCCAACATCCGGCGGACCAGCTCGGGAGGCTCGTCGGTCCGATAGTAGATAACGAGGCGGATTACGTGCTCGGATCGCGGTACATCGGGGCCGACAATTCGAACAACGGCCTCACCAGACAGAGTGGTATACGGGCATTTACGGCATTGATAAACTTGACCACGAGGGCGGACATCACTGACTGTACTAACGGGTTTCGAGCGATCCGCGGCGCCGATCTCGACAAACTCACCCTCACCGAGGAACGGTTCAGCGCGCCGGAACTGATCATTGAGGCTCGCAAGAAGGGCCTGCGGATCACGGAGATACCGGTGACGATCAAACAGCGGGAGAGCGGTGAGACCAAGAAGCCGAAGTTCGGATACGCCGTCGGGCTCGCACGAACCATCTTCGTAACCTGGATCCGGTAA
- a CDS encoding lysylphosphatidylglycerol synthase transmembrane domain-containing protein, which translates to MSDLRSYTVRALQYGLAVAALAWLLQQTDWTRSFRLLVSLSRGTVAALFLITLLEFVSRFSMWHSLLNIRYESTFGVAARIDLVIKFVNHVIPSRVSGHSMAPAVLHHYTDHDWTESVALAGLNTGLYALLYGAVAGIGLLFFATEFSYGVLLLVGLSTAVYVTVAAVILLTGRNAQRVTGIGGRGAALLERIPYAGEKMSVLAAKLPSFAGESATTFRELCRARRSLAVYAAAWTCTLMVFPGLRVWLLLAAADVSSVAAWLLPLALVVGYSVTVMPLTPGGIGVAEASASLVLISLGIPEQVAASVIVVDRLLGVYLPALVGWVPVSRLDLRELVSDWT; encoded by the coding sequence ATGAGTGACCTCCGCTCCTACACGGTTCGGGCCCTGCAGTACGGACTCGCCGTAGCCGCACTCGCGTGGCTCCTTCAGCAGACTGACTGGACCCGAAGCTTCCGGCTCCTGGTGAGTCTTTCCCGGGGTACGGTCGCCGCACTGTTTCTCATCACATTGCTTGAGTTCGTCTCCAGGTTCTCGATGTGGCACTCCCTGTTGAACATCCGCTACGAGTCCACCTTCGGTGTTGCCGCTCGGATCGATCTGGTGATCAAGTTCGTCAATCACGTCATCCCCTCCCGCGTGTCAGGGCATTCGATGGCCCCCGCGGTCCTCCATCACTACACCGACCACGACTGGACGGAATCAGTCGCCCTCGCGGGACTGAACACCGGGCTCTACGCGCTACTCTACGGTGCGGTCGCCGGAATCGGGCTGTTGTTCTTTGCGACCGAGTTCTCCTACGGGGTATTACTTCTGGTCGGCCTGTCCACCGCCGTTTACGTCACCGTCGCAGCAGTAATCCTCCTCACCGGGCGCAACGCACAGCGGGTCACTGGGATCGGGGGACGCGGAGCCGCACTGCTGGAACGCATTCCGTATGCAGGTGAGAAAATGTCGGTCCTGGCGGCGAAACTCCCCTCGTTCGCCGGCGAATCGGCTACGACGTTCCGGGAACTCTGCCGCGCCCGGCGTTCGCTGGCCGTTTACGCCGCCGCCTGGACCTGTACGCTTATGGTATTTCCGGGCCTTCGCGTCTGGTTGTTGTTGGCGGCGGCCGACGTATCGTCGGTTGCCGCATGGCTGCTGCCGTTGGCGCTCGTAGTCGGATACAGCGTGACGGTGATGCCACTGACGCCGGGCGGGATCGGCGTCGCCGAGGCGTCTGCGTCCTTGGTCCTCATTTCGCTTGGTATCCCCGAACAGGTAGCCGCATCGGTGATCGTCGTAGACCGACTTCTGGGCGTCTATCTCCCCGCGCTCGTGGGTTGGGTTCCCGTCTCCCGACTTGACCTCCGGGAGTTGGTTTCCGACTGGACGTAA
- a CDS encoding sulfatase-like hydrolase/transferase, translated as MEDIVLVTADSVRSDYEDTFEFLSSWDTQLGVTASHYTRPSLAALHSAQYRAAVEANVASPTLAETLSDSGYTCIGLSPTPNTDASFGFDAGFDEYETFIELGNQGSKLRQYLAGFDPLRWIYYKLYPPQAKSENRPRDREMIESAIERFNAASSPRFLWVHLMETHRPYGPDGVGISQELDQKAFFSPDKLSSDEKGRIESAYRDAIRRADENVRYLLERLDSDPVTVFTSDHGEGFGDAGFYYHQAHKRRVDDFLIQVPVKFDGIQMEDGPLSLIDLPPTILGAVGLDAPREWQGNDRTETTTDQVLTVAPWNDKATVAWQDFDTKIVARDADVSYESGQQGGEAASAEVPAELEDQLRDLGYVDSG; from the coding sequence ATGGAGGATATCGTTCTCGTAACCGCCGATTCCGTCCGGAGTGATTACGAGGATACGTTCGAGTTCCTCTCGTCGTGGGACACGCAGCTGGGGGTCACGGCGAGTCACTACACTCGGCCGAGTCTCGCTGCGCTACACTCGGCGCAGTACAGGGCCGCGGTAGAAGCCAACGTCGCGTCGCCGACCCTCGCGGAGACACTTTCGGACAGCGGATACACCTGTATTGGTCTCTCTCCAACCCCAAACACCGACGCATCGTTCGGATTCGACGCTGGATTTGATGAGTACGAAACGTTCATCGAACTGGGTAACCAGGGTAGCAAACTCCGACAGTATCTTGCAGGGTTCGACCCGCTGCGGTGGATCTACTACAAACTGTATCCGCCACAGGCAAAGAGCGAGAACCGCCCCCGGGATCGGGAGATGATCGAATCGGCCATAGAGCGATTTAACGCCGCCTCGTCGCCTCGGTTTCTGTGGGTCCACCTGATGGAAACACACCGACCGTACGGACCGGACGGCGTCGGCATCTCACAGGAGCTAGACCAGAAGGCGTTTTTCTCGCCGGACAAACTGTCTTCGGACGAGAAAGGGCGGATCGAATCGGCGTACAGGGACGCCATCCGGCGGGCCGACGAGAACGTTCGATATCTTCTCGAACGGCTCGATTCGGATCCGGTAACCGTCTTTACCTCGGACCATGGGGAGGGGTTTGGCGATGCCGGGTTCTACTATCATCAGGCACACAAACGGCGAGTCGACGACTTCCTGATTCAGGTCCCAGTGAAGTTCGACGGGATCCAAATGGAGGACGGCCCACTGAGCCTTATTGACCTACCGCCGACGATCCTCGGGGCGGTCGGCTTAGACGCGCCGCGGGAGTGGCAGGGCAACGACCGCACCGAGACGACGACGGATCAAGTTCTGACCGTTGCCCCGTGGAACGACAAGGCAACGGTCGCATGGCAGGACTTCGACACGAAGATCGTCGCGCGCGACGCGGACGTATCGTACGAGAGCGGTCAGCAAGGGGGCGAAGCAGCGAGCGCCGAGGTCCCGGCAGAACTCGAAGATCAGCTTCGGGATCTGGGATATGTCGATTCCGGGTGA
- the aglF gene encoding UTP--glucose-1-phosphate uridylyltransferase AglF, with protein MQAVILAAGKGTRLRPLTDEKPKVMVEVDGKPLIEDVFDNLIDIGVDEFVVVVGYKKQKIMERYDDEYRGVPITYAHQREQLGLAHALLQAEPHIDDDFVLMLGDNVFRANLGDVVNRMQEDRADAAFLVEEVPIEEASRYGVCDTNGYGEIVELVEKPDDPPSNLVMTGFYSFTPAIFHACHLVQPSDRGEYELPDAVDLLIQSGRTIDAIRMDGWRVDVGYPEDRDRVEKRLNEGEDAEAAAAEAGDS; from the coding sequence ATGCAAGCCGTCATCCTCGCCGCGGGCAAGGGCACCCGCCTCCGCCCGCTCACGGACGAGAAGCCGAAAGTGATGGTCGAAGTCGACGGGAAGCCGCTCATCGAGGACGTGTTCGACAACCTCATCGATATCGGGGTCGACGAGTTCGTCGTCGTCGTCGGCTACAAGAAACAGAAGATCATGGAGCGGTACGACGACGAGTACCGCGGCGTGCCGATCACGTACGCCCACCAGCGCGAGCAGCTCGGCCTCGCACACGCCCTCCTGCAGGCCGAACCCCACATCGACGACGACTTCGTGTTGATGCTCGGGGACAACGTGTTCCGGGCGAACCTCGGCGACGTGGTGAACCGCATGCAGGAGGACCGTGCGGACGCCGCCTTCCTCGTCGAGGAGGTGCCGATCGAGGAGGCGTCCCGATACGGGGTCTGTGACACCAACGGCTACGGGGAGATCGTCGAACTGGTCGAGAAGCCCGACGACCCGCCGTCGAACCTGGTAATGACCGGCTTCTACTCGTTCACGCCGGCGATCTTCCACGCCTGTCACCTCGTCCAGCCGAGCGACCGCGGGGAGTACGAACTGCCCGACGCCGTCGACCTGCTCATTCAGTCGGGGCGCACCATCGACGCCATCCGGATGGACGGGTGGCGCGTCGACGTGGGCTACCCCGAGGACCGCGACCGGGTCGAGAAGCGACTGAATGAGGGCGAGGACGCGGAGGCGGCGGCCGCGGAAGCCGGCGATAGCTGA
- a CDS encoding oligosaccharide flippase family protein, protein MNLERSTILHFSTQIAITVSGFVATFVIARLLGSSSLGAYTVVVALVFWLSLPVTAIGEAVNKRVSEGKRRGEFLTAGFLLTVAGVLLVGVPLLLFDDLLNEYLGASLALLFVFLYASNAGFEWILSALKGQKRVAHSGGVQAIERVIRTATQVGLILLGWKVGGLVLGHALSLGIAALSGIVFFRVRPAVPSVEQFRSLLRYARYSWLGALKTRSFAWMDTIVLSFFVVDSLIGIYEVAWTLASVFALVSISIQRTLFPEVSELGVEEEYDRIRSFLREGVIFTGVFGIPGLFGAAILGSSILSMYRPEFTRGETILIVLIIARMAAAYGRQFMSVINAIDRPDVAFRINLLFVVSNMGLNVVLVWQFGWYGAAVATTVSAVLLLLTAYYSLDSLIGAPKVPVGEIGKQVLAATVMAAVIAPLNYYSPAGHHFTLGLVGFGAAIYAGLLYALSPYVRTKFRTVVPAVENL, encoded by the coding sequence ATGAATCTCGAGCGATCGACAATACTTCACTTTTCAACGCAGATCGCGATCACCGTCTCGGGTTTCGTTGCGACGTTCGTCATTGCACGGCTACTCGGGTCCTCCTCGCTGGGGGCGTACACCGTAGTCGTCGCGCTCGTGTTCTGGCTCAGTCTGCCCGTTACTGCTATCGGGGAGGCGGTGAACAAGCGCGTTAGCGAAGGAAAACGGCGAGGGGAGTTCCTAACGGCCGGGTTCCTGTTGACTGTCGCCGGTGTTCTACTCGTCGGCGTGCCCCTGCTACTGTTTGATGATCTGTTGAACGAGTATCTCGGCGCGTCGTTGGCCTTGCTGTTCGTGTTCCTGTACGCCAGCAACGCCGGTTTCGAATGGATCCTATCCGCATTAAAGGGTCAAAAGAGAGTAGCTCATTCCGGCGGCGTTCAGGCTATTGAACGGGTGATCCGGACCGCTACGCAGGTGGGGCTCATCTTACTCGGCTGGAAAGTCGGTGGCCTAGTGCTCGGACACGCGTTATCTCTCGGCATCGCCGCTTTGTCCGGTATTGTGTTCTTTCGGGTTCGTCCGGCCGTCCCGTCGGTCGAACAGTTCCGGAGCCTTCTCCGGTATGCTCGGTATTCATGGCTGGGTGCGTTGAAAACCAGGTCCTTCGCTTGGATGGATACGATAGTCCTCTCGTTTTTCGTCGTCGATTCGCTTATCGGCATCTACGAGGTCGCGTGGACCCTTGCCTCGGTATTTGCGCTTGTTAGTATTTCCATTCAAAGAACGCTTTTTCCGGAAGTGAGCGAACTGGGTGTCGAAGAGGAGTACGATCGAATTCGGAGCTTCCTCCGGGAAGGCGTTATATTTACCGGGGTCTTTGGCATCCCCGGACTGTTCGGTGCCGCGATCCTCGGCTCGTCGATCCTTTCGATGTATCGACCGGAGTTCACCCGTGGAGAGACGATCCTGATCGTCCTCATCATCGCTCGCATGGCAGCTGCGTACGGCCGCCAATTCATGAGCGTCATCAATGCGATCGACCGGCCGGACGTTGCCTTCCGGATCAACCTCCTGTTCGTCGTCTCCAATATGGGACTGAACGTCGTGCTCGTGTGGCAGTTCGGGTGGTACGGCGCAGCGGTTGCCACGACCGTTTCCGCCGTGCTCTTGCTTCTCACGGCGTACTATTCGCTGGATTCGCTCATCGGCGCTCCCAAGGTCCCGGTCGGCGAGATCGGGAAACAAGTGCTCGCCGCCACCGTGATGGCGGCCGTAATCGCGCCTCTAAATTATTACTCCCCGGCCGGACATCACTTCACCCTCGGCTTGGTCGGGTTCGGAGCCGCTATCTATGCCGGGTTGCTGTACGCGCTTTCCCCGTACGTTCGAACCAAGTTCCGGACCGTCGTACCCGCAGTTGAAAACTTATGA
- a CDS encoding alkaline phosphatase family protein → MTRTFVLGLDGASWRLVEPWIEAGDLPNLSQLRNEGTWATSRSCLPPVTFPNWKCYSAGKNPGKFGVYWFERIDLERGRIDVMNGQNFKTAELWDYLNDAGYSAGVVNMPTMYPPRELDGIVVAGGPDAVSGEYRSIDSGYASPSSFVERLETEYDYQVHPEPLLSSNEERGEEVDAILELLDKRLQVAYDLYVEDELDFVHVTLFYLNVLHHFFWDEEPTKRAWKLVDEWVGELSELEGTNLVLMSDHGSAATTTEFYINEWLAENGYQRRTRSAEYYFRKIGLTRENALRLAKRAGLVNFLANTVPESVQELVPQSAGAKRERKLEQVVLSETRAVASAQGPVYLNPDFDADEVSERLIEDLREVSDENGDPIFTDVYRGDEVYDGPYVGDGPEVVVDQRPGIHVNDGMGRGVVQTKPDRWAAENTRDGIFVASGPDFEARGEIDPISITDIAPTVLTAYGLDVPTDMDGSIIPSLADGPTGSRDPIRIDTANGSASDDVADRLKQLGYME, encoded by the coding sequence ATGACTCGGACCTTTGTCCTCGGCCTCGACGGGGCCAGTTGGCGCCTCGTGGAACCGTGGATCGAAGCTGGCGACCTCCCGAATTTAAGCCAACTCCGAAACGAGGGGACGTGGGCGACGAGTCGGAGCTGTCTCCCCCCGGTTACGTTCCCGAACTGGAAGTGCTATTCTGCAGGGAAAAACCCCGGTAAGTTCGGCGTGTACTGGTTCGAGCGGATCGATCTTGAAAGAGGCCGTATCGACGTAATGAACGGCCAGAACTTCAAAACGGCCGAGCTGTGGGACTATCTGAACGACGCGGGCTACAGCGCCGGTGTGGTCAACATGCCGACGATGTATCCGCCGCGGGAACTCGACGGCATCGTGGTCGCCGGCGGTCCCGACGCCGTGAGCGGTGAGTACCGCTCCATCGACTCGGGATACGCGTCCCCGAGTTCGTTCGTCGAGCGGCTCGAGACCGAGTACGACTATCAGGTACACCCGGAGCCGTTGCTCTCCTCGAACGAGGAACGCGGTGAGGAGGTCGACGCCATCCTCGAACTCCTCGACAAGCGACTACAGGTCGCCTACGATCTGTACGTCGAGGACGAACTGGACTTCGTCCACGTCACGCTGTTCTACCTGAACGTCCTCCACCACTTCTTCTGGGATGAGGAGCCCACGAAGCGGGCGTGGAAGCTCGTCGACGAGTGGGTCGGGGAGCTCTCCGAACTCGAAGGAACTAACCTAGTCCTGATGTCCGACCACGGGTCGGCGGCGACGACGACTGAGTTCTACATCAACGAGTGGCTCGCGGAAAACGGATACCAGCGTCGGACACGCTCCGCCGAATACTACTTTCGGAAGATCGGGCTCACCAGAGAGAACGCTCTCAGGTTAGCAAAGCGAGCGGGCTTGGTCAACTTCCTGGCCAACACGGTCCCGGAAAGCGTACAGGAACTCGTCCCGCAGTCGGCGGGTGCGAAACGCGAGCGTAAACTGGAACAGGTCGTCCTATCTGAGACACGGGCGGTAGCGAGCGCGCAGGGTCCAGTATACCTCAACCCGGATTTCGACGCCGACGAGGTTTCGGAGCGTCTCATCGAAGACCTTCGGGAGGTTTCCGACGAGAATGGCGACCCCATCTTCACGGATGTATACCGGGGTGACGAGGTGTATGACGGACCATACGTCGGTGATGGACCGGAGGTAGTCGTCGACCAGCGGCCGGGGATCCACGTGAACGACGGCATGGGACGCGGCGTCGTTCAGACAAAGCCCGACCGCTGGGCCGCTGAAAACACGCGGGACGGGATATTCGTCGCGTCAGGTCCGGACTTCGAGGCGCGTGGCGAGATCGACCCGATATCCATTACCGACATCGCACCGACCGTTCTGACGGCGTATGGCCTCGACGTGCCGACGGATATGGATGGGAGTATCATTCCATCGTTGGCCGACGGTCCCACTGGGTCGCGTGACCCGATCCGGATCGACACGGCCAATGGGTCCGCTAGCGACGACGTCGCTGATCGCCTGAAACAGCTCGGCTACATGGAGTAG